In Phaseolus vulgaris cultivar G19833 chromosome 3, P. vulgaris v2.0, whole genome shotgun sequence, the sequence TAGTCAATGCGAGATCTCTAACACACTCTATATATTAACCCCTAAAATGACGTCAAATTGATCCACGAAGAATGATAGGCTCTGATACCATCTTAGCAAGTGAGTTTATACCTAACTCAATCTCACAAAACTGACTTGTAAGATAATGATTGCATccgatttatatattataatatgacCTTATTCCTAGTCAATGCGAGATCTCTAACACACTCTCTATATATTAACCCCTAAAATGATGTCAAATTGATCCACGAAGAATGAAACTAGTGGCattaaatttcatttatatatgGAGAGGCAATGTGATGCCAAATGTTACCTTGTATGTCTATGAAAAACTAAAATGGGTGTATACTTGTTCCTTTAAAGTAGAATTCTTTATAGCTTGAGGTCATACTAAAATTTGACTATGTTTCAATATTTCAGGGAGCAACGATTGTTGATTTGTCAGTTAAAATAGCACTGGATCCAGATTACAAGATTCCACCTGCTGCCTTGACATCATCTGTAAGCTTTGTAAAGATCCTCTACTTATATTGTACTTAATTACCTAATGTTTTTGCATAACAGCTATGTAATATTTTTCAGGCAACAGAGGGTAAAACTCCTGGTGGTGCTGAATCTGCTTTACGGAAGGCAGAGGATGTGGTAACCAGCATGCTTGCCAAGGGTTTTATCTTAGGGAAGGATGCTGTTAACAAAGCAAAGACTTTGGATGATAAACATCAGTTAACTTCAACAGCTTCAGCAAAAGTTACTTCTTTTGACCAAAAACTTGGGCTTAGTGAGAAAATAAGTGCCGGTGCTTCTGTTGTAAGTGATAGAGTTCGCGAAGTGGATCAAAAGTTTCAGGTTTCAGAGAAGACCAAATCAGCATTTGCAGTTGCAGAACAGAAAGTCAGTACTGCAGGATCTGCTATAATGAAGAACCGATATGTGCTCACTGGGACTTCTTGGGTAACTGGTGCTTTTAATAGGGTTGCCAAGGCAGCTGAGGATGTTGGACAGAAGACAAAAGAGAAAGTAGTAAATGCAGAAGAGGAACAGAAGCGAAAAGTAGAAGACCAGTATGCAGAGGTCCTTTCTGACTCCCCAAAAGCAGCTGCAACTAGCGATCTGCACTCTTCCAAGCCTGCTCCTGCTCAGGGTTTGATCCTCTGATTTGCTTCTTGTACATACTTTCTTTGAAACTCTTGAAAATTGTTTCCATACGAACCCCACCCTTTTATCTGATTGGAAATGAATGTAACACTGGTTTTACTAGTTAGATGCACTAAGTTTGCAGTTGTTTCTTACTTCCATAAGCTAGATAAAATGAATTTTCCCTTGTTTGAAATGGTTTGTTTCTATGGTCTTGTCTGGTCCCCCCATCCGTTTGGTAGCATAATAACCTTTGCCGTTGAGGCGCATCTTGTGCAAGAAAAGGTATATTTGCTTTAATCAAACGTGGACTTTTATACTGCCATTTGCATTCTGCAACCCATGCTTGAAGTTTGAAGTGGCACCCGGATGTTCAGATTTATAAAACAACCCCACTTCATCCTCCTCCTCCGCAGTGCACCTCTATTTGTTGCACTGTTCGTGTGTTTGTGTGTGAGAGGTTCTGTTAGAACAATGTTGCTCTTGGAAGAAgtgatggaggtgcaggaaaaaGCAGTCTAGTGGAAATGATAAACAAGGACCAGGCTCTGGAAGATTTTGTGATACGGGAAGATATGGGCTaaaattatactaaaaaaattgcaaaaacttctttttttattacCAAACCTTGGTCTTATAATGACTTTGGTAGAACCGTCCTTTTATCGAGGTCGAACAATTGACTACATTATTTAGAAAACAAGATTTTAAGTTAGGCAAAAAAATAGCTTAGATATCATCTTTTAAGCATGTGGGCCTAATGATATTGGAAAGATGAGGAGCTAGATGGGGAAAATGAAAGCATGAGAAAAAGTGAAGAACTAGTTGGGGAAAATGAAAGTATATGGTGGAGGAATATTGGAGTGTTGGCTTAATGAGACTGTGCATAGATGTAAATTGGGATAAGGGGATAATATTGTGAGTGGATAAATTATATGGTGTAGGTTAAAAAAATCaagtgtaggaagaatttgcctcAGCTAGAACTATTGGTTTTCCCTGTGGATTGTAAAGACTGGTAGAAGACTGATTCTTCCTCATCTACATCGGTggaaaaatcattttattcttaacaaatacattttagattttatattatagaaatatttttattttatttatacttcGTGAATTACAAAATTTGAAGTTTTCTTGAATTACACTGaaatgtcaatttttttttaaagttctaCACAAACGTCCCATTTGTATTAGAAGCATTAGATTGTCCATCCTTTTTTATTATACATGCATCTCCttaagattaaaaatattacataaacaccttttttaagtttttaaatgcTACACTCCAGTTTTACATTAAGAaggttattataataataaaaaaaagcaaCAGGTGTAAACAAAATGGTATACGCAATTAGTGAATtctatgaaaattaaaaaattgtaacatTTGCGAAAATTTGGATTAAAATTGTAGTACTTTGATAAAAAGAaccaagaaaatgaaaaaaagaaaaagaaaagaaagagagaattTCATACTTATATCTATGGGAGGTGAAAGCCCACAGATTTTTCAGCAGTTGGAATAAAACAAAAGCGAAATCCAACGGTCACGATGAGACAAGTAAAAACCAATGGCGGAAAGACGTCACTGTGATGCGATCGCAAAGTGAACAAAATCTTGGGCAACAAGCAAATCGTGCAACTTTTGAGAAGTATGCATCAAATAAAATGTTGATGAAGAAAAGTTATAAACCCTAGAACACACAGTCACTGAGCAATCTGGGTCAGAAAAGAAATGGTGTTATGGGAGATTACCCTCGCCGCTGCCTATGTTTTGGGCCTCAAGCGAACCTACAGGCTCGCCCTCAGGACTCAGCGTAGGATCCTAGCCCCTAAGATCCGTCAATTTCTTCACCGgtatttttctctcctctttcATCTTCCTCATTTCATGCCAATGCTGTGTCGATTCGTGTTCCTCATAAATAAGTAATGAAATAGGTAAATTGGGCGATTCAGATTACATATAGTAGTGATAATGTTGCTTTGGTTTTGTTATGCATGTTAGGATTGTCTTATTAAGTATTGGATTTGAAATGTTTGGATTTTATAGCTCAGAGTTGGAGAATTTTCCTTTACTATCATCCCTTTGAAATTCGATTTTTTTATTCCTTTCATGTGAATTTGTGGATGCTGGACGTCTGAATCGACTTTGGACCTGTCTGGATACAGGGAAAACGAGTTATTGAGAACTTTTTTGCTgtaaatataaaactttttcTCGAAAGCTCTTTTAGTTTTGTATCCAAACGTGCTTTTAGTTATATGAGAATATCCCTTTTTGCCcccattttttagttttaagttTTTGCACATGAGGTCAAGTTTCTGCGTATGGAAATGGTATGTCCTTTTAAAAGTGACAAGTTGCCAGTGCTGTTAGTGAAAGCATTTGTGTGTTTTACAATGTTTAAAACTTGGTGTCGTTTTCATGGAAATCCTGGGAGGAACACCAAGAAagtgtttaatgttttttttaataaatattgtatCCAATCATTCTAGTTTGCTTCACCTAGGATGATCAAGTTTAGTTATTGTACATTCCAGAGGGCAGAAAGTTAAATGATGGAAGTTGATTTGTTTGGGTGATACTTGGTAATGATCTTAGATAATAGATATTGTACAAGGTGTGTTTTGTAATAATTTGTGTGATTTACAATAGCtgaaagaaaaagaattgtAATTTCCAATAAATTTCAACCAATACCAAGAGTGTGTTCAAAAGAATATATTAGTTAGTCTTTGGGTAGCAGGCGATTTTTTCTTGCTGCTAAGCATTCAAAGCATAAGCAGTCAGATTTGAGATGTAATAGTTGCGTGATATTTACCTTTCTCCCTGTTTTCCTGTGCTTTGCCATGAACATGTTAAAATGATTTATTAATGTTAGTAGCCTAAATCTAAATCTTAAATCCTAAATTTAACAGACGAACACGAGCTGTATTCAATGTAGCACTCAAAGTTAATCAGACCATTCAAGAAAGAGACATGACATTTGGTAGGAATGTGGGAAACTACATTTTGCAGCGGCTAAATAGAATGAAACCATTGGCTCAAATTCAGGGGGGTTCACTCTCCAATAGTGCTCCTCACCCGAGTTCAAGATTGACAAAGCTTGCAGCAAAATTTTCTAACAGCAAAACTTCTAGTTACTATCAATTATTCAAGAGAAAATCAGGTAAACAAAACACTTGGTTCCAACAAAAAGTCATATGGTCAAAGCCTTTCCCCTCCATTGTAAAGATGATGCGGCCTCCAAGTCTTGCTGGGACTACCACCCAGTGCAGGCACCTCAACAGCAATGCTTCTGATGCTTTTAGCCCAAACTATAGAGTAAATTGGCCAGGTGATGTTATTAGGAAGGACATCATGCAATGGATGTTGCGAAACTAGCATCTTATTTTCTGGTGTAGGGTAAAAGCACTTATGATTCATCAGTATGGTAAATGCTGTAAACCAGTGGTGATGGAAGCtgctttgtattttctttccctaactattgttttttttttcttatttcagTAGTCTTTGTACACTGTATAGTCTGTTGATCTTCCTTTTGGAGAATGAACTTTGTGGCATTTGTCTGTTAGAGAACTGCAGAACTGATTGCAGTACCTAGGAAATGGAATAAACAAGAATGATTTCAATTAGAATATTCAGGAGATAGAGGTatatcatgaaatataaacttAAAACCATGTATAACATAGTTGTAGTATAGACACGAACACTCTTACGGATATACGAATAGAGATAcgaataatttctaaaatatgaaaatatggatttactattatataatttatgtaagtatttttagaaaaatgttttttcatgatttgttcattatttttataatcatattaaaaatttaaattatattagaaCTGCActataattacatattttttaaattgaacattATACTTGTCTTTGAGTGTTTTAATTATTTGCATTTCAAGGAATGTGGTGCCAGAACCTAATGTGGGTTATTGCATATGATAAGTCAACAATTTTACAtgtcattttcaattttgttgtCTCCCAAGTTAATGAATATTTCTTGAATGACAACATTTTGaactaatatttattttcctttgcAGCACTTTATTATCAAACCACCATCCAAATTTTCAAACTTGAATTTTTGCTATTGTTAATAATCTACGCCATCAACTCGCATCGACAAGaagaaataacataaaaatattatttaaattagcaTGGAGTTGGGTGACGAAGCAAAGTAAGGAAAACATTATACAAAAAATAACTTAGAAAATTAATGTGTAAGAAAAAGAGTTCGATGACAGCGTTTACatgaaaaataacttaaaaaatttaactgAATAGAAAAATTTATCCCACAAAACTGAAATCTAAATTAAATCATATCattattttactaaaattatatgaataatgTTCTACCAGAAATTGCTTATCAAAAgagatattttttcttttctttttataagcTACTAGTGGAAACACATGCAAGCACATGCgtgtccaatttttttttttttatgatagaaaatatttttttatcataattattaaaataaaaagtattattaaatttataaaaaattatattcataaaaaataattacaaaataaatattttttatgataaattttaattataatagttaattgagtttaataaatatttacaaaacctaaaagattaaaaaaattatattgataaatgtaaaattaataatgaataaTGTATGAACAGAATTTTCTTTATTCAAGTCATAAACGAAATCCTctttattaatactaatatatattcaaagataatATGATTGAAACTCtctagttgaaaaaaaaattgtaatataatGAAACACAgcaaaaatgaattaaaatgtGCAGTTGTTTTGAGTGATGAAACTAATTATCGCACCACATTGACCATAAAATTTAAAGGGTAGAAGTAGTCATTTTAAAAATTCTGATGTGTATGAAATAAAATTCTTTATGTTATTTCATGTTATTGGATTATTCATTTGGGCTTGAAGTTAAGTACCCTTGTGTTTTCGGCCGGAAGATGTGTGCTTTGTTTATAACTATGAAACATAGATACTTACACGATATGAATACGGACACCGAGATACTTATTATATCTAAATTGTAGATAGAttacacaaatctatatattatataattataaattatatacattGACGACACATAATTATCAAATGacttgttatttatttttataatcataataaagatttatagataagttaaagtttttagaaaattaatgtatttttctcttttaaaattttgttagaaCCGTGTTataattgtcagaaatctaacaaatattgtttgaattgaacacttcatcGATACATGTCCTAcaggtgtcatacgagtgtcaaTGTTCGATACGTGTGTCTAACACAAACACACCATTGGAGAGAAACCAGAgagtaattgtttttttttttttttgaataaagaTTCTTTGATTTAATAGTTTTCTAAAATCACAatgtttttggtttatttttttgaattttatgaCTGTCTTATATTCCAACCCATTCCCAATTTTAGAGACTCGAAATCCTCACTGGAGATTAAACAATcctattattttactttttttaatgaaatatatttgtgatttttattttccGTTTTGTTGCACCACTTATTCTAAGTTTTGAAACTGTGAATGTATTAAATGTATTTTCGAACATTTCATACCAGTTAGCAAAAC encodes:
- the LOC137808665 gene encoding binding partner of ACD11 1 produces the protein MSIKTIKVSNVSLGATVQDIKEFFSFSGDIEYVEMQSYDERTQTAFVTFKDSQGAETAVLLSGATIVDLSVKIALDPDYKIPPAALTSSATEGKTPGGAESALRKAEDVVTSMLAKGFILGKDAVNKAKTLDDKHQLTSTASAKVTSFDQKLGLSEKISAGASVVSDRVREVDQKFQVSEKTKSAFAVAEQKVSTAGSAIMKNRYVLTGTSWVTGAFNRVAKAAEDVGQKTKEKVVNAEEEQKRKVEDQYAEVLSDSPKAAATSDLHSSKPAPAQGLIL
- the LOC137808666 gene encoding uncharacterized protein; the encoded protein is MVLWEITLAAAYVLGLKRTYRLALRTQRRILAPKIRQFLHRRTRAVFNVALKVNQTIQERDMTFGRNVGNYILQRLNRMKPLAQIQGGSLSNSAPHPSSRLTKLAAKFSNSKTSSYYQLFKRKSGKQNTWFQQKVIWSKPFPSIVKMMRPPSLAGTTTQCRHLNSNASDAFSPNYRVNWPGDVIRKDIMQWMLRN